In one window of Helianthus annuus cultivar XRQ/B chromosome 17, HanXRQr2.0-SUNRISE, whole genome shotgun sequence DNA:
- the LOC110921518 gene encoding uncharacterized protein LOC110921518, which translates to MRTLGWMQKRFWKNNEQSTNVSTGKSHYCFSALWEVDEQQHYPEANNNSAKFRQPVAVESHGVEIVKEEIVEMRPEFLHGLLAIGTLGSVMITNDPITPEPTIDAEETSAGEQILKKLENLTETELEKDTKENKNVVVYPPKVYYEMPAIKEDEKDPKAEKGVKTGTRVFHIIKKMLKKIDFESGCSTTSAFRRTAIIRDSTKKTLKKVFRKSRKIHPETADIHVNKSRKYDVKKMCYDESYDKEVTSDDDDDMFNQDGMFKKETICSNVQPAGRKAHWIKTDADYFVLEF; encoded by the exons ATGAGA ACGTTAGGTTGGATGCAGAAACGGTTCTGGAAAAACAATGAACAAAGCACAAACGTTTCCACAG GGAAGTCCCATTATTGTTTCTCAGCGCTATGGGAAGTTGATGAGCAACAACATTATCCGGAAGCAAACAATAATTCGGCGAAATTCAGGCAGCCTGTTGCAGTTGAATCACACGGAGTGGAAATAGTAAAAGAAGAAATAGTTGAAATGAGACCCGAGTTTTTGCATGGACTTCTTGCAATTGGGACTCTTGGTTCTGTTATGATTACTAACGACCCCATAACACCAGAACCCACAATAGATGCGGAAGAAACCAGTGCAGGAGAGCAGATTTTGAAGAAGTTGGAGAATTTAACTGAAACGGAATTAGAAAAGGATACCAAAGAGAACAAAAATGTGGTCGTGTATCCACCGAAAGTATATTACGAAATGCCAGCAATCAAAGAAGATGAAAAGGATCCAAAGGCTGAAAAAGGAGTAAAAACAGGAACTCGGGTGTTTCATATTATAAAGAAAATGCTGAAAAAGATTGATTTCGAATCAGGGTGCAGCACAACTTCTGCTTTTCGTCGTACTGCTATTATACGTGATTCAACTAAGAAGACACTCAAGAAG GTCTTCCGGAAGTCAAGAAAAATCCACCCAGAAACGGCTGATATTCATGTCAATAAGTCGCGTAAGTATGATGTCAAGAAGATGTGTTACGACGAGAGTTATGATAAAGAAGTGACATCAGATGATGACGATGACATGTTTAATCAAGACGGGATGTTTAAGAAAGAAACAATTTGCAGCAACGTCCAGCCAGCCGGAAGAAAAGCACACTGGATTAAAACTGACGCAGATT ATTTTGTGCTGGAATTTTAG
- the LOC110922792 gene encoding uncharacterized protein LOC110922792, whose translation MRDRGKSVESDQEYNNFNSDYNFYYSSSSSGVQCKKHPSSTQVGICAYCLKDRLMKLVCSECGEQRLSSCSCSDVSSYRNSSCTVDVGSVGRISFLIENEKAGSGDEQKTLFSHVKQSKKVETEDVFMLKRSNSCVVEVKKSNGFWRIGKLFKKKREKEGFRERNHPDWVSECGMDVSRCRSLCSYRGGNFDHDGGSVSDMRLSSAKISDFNESEPRKSGFRGGLMDFETGFSAKESEFSRIHDDSSFIDLKLDLSDRSKTDYSVFKNPSDVGGCAGAGDGGSSSCRITINERGIKKGSKGHSKVWKWIFKQKKDLHHILES comes from the coding sequence ATGAGGGATAGAGGGAAATCTGTGGAGTCAGATCAAGAGTACAACAACTTTAACTCAGATTACAACTTCTActactcatcatcatcatctggtGTGCAATGTAAGAAGCACCCATCTTCAACACAAGTTGGAATATGTGCATATTGCCTCAAAGACAGGCTCATGAAGCTTGTGTGTTCAGAGTGTGGAGAACAGAGGCTTTCCTCTTGTTCTTGCTCTGATGTTTCTTCCTACAGAAACTCTTCTTGCACTGTGGATGTTGGAAGTGTTGGTAGGATATCATTCTTGATAGAGAATGAGAAAGCAGGTAGTGGTGATGAACAGAAAACACTTTTTTCACATGTGAAACAGAGCAAGAAAGTGGAAACAGAGGATGTGTTTATGCTCAAAAGGAGCAATAGTTGTGTTGTTGAGGTGAAGAAGAGTAATGGGTTTTGGAGAATTGGGAAGCTTTTTaagaagaagagagagaaagaggggtttagagagagaaaccaCCCAGATTGGGTGTCTGAATGTGGGATGGATGTGTCAAGATGTAGGTCTCTTTGTAGTTATAGAGGAGGTAATTTTGATCATGATGGTGGTAGTGTTAGTGATATGAGATTATCAAGTGCAAAAATATCTGATTTTAATGAATCTGAGCCAAGAAAGAGTGGATTTAGAGGTGGTTTGATGGATTTCGAAACTGGGTTTTCGGCGAAAGAGAGTGAGTTTAGTAGAATTCATGATGATTcaagttttattgatttgaaacttGATTTATCGGATCGGTCGAAAACAGACTACTCTGTTTTTAAAAACCCGTCGGATGTCGGTGGGTGCGCTGGTGCTGGTGATGGTGGATCATCATCATGTAGGATTACAATTAATGAGAGGGGGATTAAGAAGGGGAGCAAAGGGCATAGTAAGGTATGGAAGTGGATTTTTAAGCAAAAGAAAGATTTGCATCATATTTTGGAGTCTTGA
- the LOC110921312 gene encoding ABC transporter I family member 11, chloroplastic yields the protein MTSFPIPPYSVVNRRLFVKLPKPNPPNSYSKKNRAFEISCGHSYFEARDIKYRPPGTQINLLNDVSFTLPEKSFGLIFGRSGSGKTTLLQLIAGLTKPTSGSIYVQRYSDDGSPTQPPVPLSSERVGIVFQFPERYFVADNVFDEITFGLPRQKSDLKVKELIARRLERAITSVGLNGIPLDKNPNSLSGGYKRRLALAVQLVQSPELLVLDEPLAGLDWKARADVVKLLKNLKKELTILVVSHDLKELTPLVDKSWRMDVGGLLSEKPLPA from the exons ATGACGAGCTTCCCGATTCCTCCGTATTCCGTCGTGAACCGGAGACTATTCGTCAAACTGCCGAAACCTAATCCACCTAATTCATACAG TAAGAAGAACCGAGCATTCGAGATTTCATGCGGCCACTCCTATTTCGAA GCTAGGGATATTAAATACAGACCTCCAGGGACTCAGATAAACCTTTTAAATGATGTTAGTTTTACTCTTCCAGAGAAAAG TTTTGGTTTAATTTTTGGACGAAGTGGAAGCGGGAAGACTACCCTTTTGCAG CTTATAGCAGGGCTAACTAAACCAACGTCAGGCTCTATTTATGTTCAAAGATACAGTGATGATGGCAGCCCAACCCAGCCACCTGTGCCATTATCTTCAGAGAgagttggtatcgtttttcagtTTCCTGAACG GTACTTTGTGGCAGATAATGTTTTTGATGAAATTACATTTGGGCTGCCTAGACAGAAAAGTGACCTTAAAGTTAAAGAACTTATTGCTCGACGACTTGAAAGAGCTATCACTTCG GTTGGTCTAAATGGGATTCCATTGGATAAAAATCCAAACTCCCTAAGTGGTGGCTACAAACGTCGTCTTGCTCTTGCTGTTCAGCTG GTTCAAAGTCCAGAATTACTGGTACTTGATGAGCCTCTAGCTGGTCTCG ATTGGAAAGCACGTGCGGATGTTGTTAAGCTGCTCAAGAATTTAAAGAAGGAATTGACTATACTTGTTGTAAGCCATGACCTTAA AGAGTTAACACCTCTGGTTGACAAATCATGGAGGATGGATGTGGGTGGACTACTGTCGGAAAAGCCCTTACCGGCATAA